One genomic region from Pelagicoccus sp. SDUM812003 encodes:
- a CDS encoding methyl-accepting chemotaxis protein yields the protein MNLDTNFERNFDVRAQKIAVLALIGHIPVAVGLALFFGTGAGLALVMGALIVAGPVAARQFAPGSLLTTVVIGIAITSFSALFIHLGRGMIEMHFHVFASLAAIIALASRSAVIAAAATTAIHHVAFFFIAPESLFNYQASLGIVALHAAFVVVTGLPAYYISQRYRSFVKAQAVIAEHLGEIAFSVDEQTGRLSDSSRELAGGASRQAASIEETSASLEQISSSTQSNADSAENAKRLSSNARQIAEKGAEQVATMTRAMQEIRASSDSVAQILKTIDEIAFQTNILALNAAVEAARAGEAGAGFAVVADEVRNLAQRSAVAAQETASKIDDAVTRSRRGVEISEAVASQLEEIFDISKQVDQLVGDITVSSREQSEGLGQVARAMTDIDAVTQASAANAERNEQDAQSLRQLSQRLADALRSIDGILGQEELSNRRGSQPASSRPSAGGSSKADSNQSGLSRFSQEDLVSWN from the coding sequence ATGAACTTAGATACCAATTTTGAACGAAACTTCGATGTGCGGGCCCAGAAGATCGCGGTGTTGGCCTTGATCGGCCACATTCCGGTAGCGGTCGGGCTAGCCCTCTTTTTTGGCACGGGAGCGGGCCTTGCTCTGGTCATGGGAGCGCTGATTGTCGCGGGTCCGGTCGCGGCTCGGCAGTTCGCGCCGGGATCGCTGCTGACCACCGTGGTGATCGGCATCGCCATCACTTCCTTCTCCGCTCTGTTCATCCATTTGGGACGTGGCATGATTGAAATGCACTTTCACGTCTTCGCGTCTTTGGCGGCGATCATCGCATTGGCGTCGCGCTCCGCTGTGATCGCGGCCGCTGCCACCACCGCCATCCACCACGTGGCGTTTTTCTTCATCGCCCCCGAGAGCCTGTTTAACTACCAGGCGAGCTTGGGAATCGTCGCCCTGCATGCCGCATTCGTGGTGGTCACGGGATTGCCGGCGTATTACATCTCCCAGCGCTACCGCAGCTTTGTGAAGGCGCAGGCGGTGATAGCCGAGCACCTTGGCGAGATTGCTTTTTCGGTCGACGAGCAGACCGGACGCCTGAGCGATTCCTCGCGCGAGCTCGCCGGCGGAGCCAGTCGACAGGCGGCTTCCATCGAAGAGACGTCCGCCTCTTTGGAGCAGATCAGCTCCAGCACGCAGAGCAATGCCGACAGCGCTGAAAACGCCAAGCGACTCTCCTCCAACGCCCGCCAGATCGCGGAAAAGGGGGCCGAGCAAGTCGCGACCATGACGCGCGCCATGCAAGAGATTCGCGCTTCGAGCGACAGCGTGGCTCAGATCCTCAAGACCATCGACGAGATCGCGTTCCAGACCAACATCCTCGCTCTCAACGCCGCGGTGGAAGCGGCTCGGGCCGGGGAAGCTGGGGCAGGATTCGCCGTGGTGGCGGACGAAGTGAGAAATCTCGCTCAACGCAGCGCGGTGGCGGCACAGGAAACCGCATCCAAGATCGACGATGCGGTGACCCGGAGCCGACGCGGCGTGGAGATCAGCGAAGCGGTAGCTTCTCAGCTGGAAGAGATTTTCGACATTTCGAAGCAAGTGGACCAGCTGGTGGGAGACATCACCGTTTCTTCGCGCGAGCAAAGCGAAGGCCTCGGACAGGTGGCTAGAGCCATGACTGATATCGATGCCGTCACTCAGGCTTCCGCGGCGAACGCGGAGCGAAACGAGCAGGACGCCCAATCCTTGCGCCAGCTCTCGCAGCGTCTGGCCGACGCTCTGCGCAGCATTGACGGCATCCTCGGGCAGGAGGAGCTGTCGAATCGGCGCGGGAGCCAGCCCGCTTCCTCGCGCCCGTCCGCCGGCGGCTCCTCGAAAGCCGATTCCAACCAGAGCGGCCTTTCGCGATTTTCCCAAGAGGACTTGGTGAGCTGGAACTAG
- a CDS encoding methyl-accepting chemotaxis protein: protein MESDNSRTIGGERKLRQIVNASMQISDAMASVSFAAGDTREINERIMSITAAVEQSASAIEEIAQTTERASAFAGECKSNMGAARRAFRETEEAVGEVATQAETSLQQSLALEKESKEISEIVDIIAGIANQTKMLALNANIEAARAGEAGRGFSVVASEVKNLSLETQAATERIGQTIDRIQTQLGRMVARMQTTQKSALKGKAALIEASDIIDDSCDKMSEIASQAQTTAASVTEQSASLSEITESAAAISSLADKSIVNSEAALDSVSQTESIVEELFQELTDIDQDLLVLYRAQSDHFIWKKHLAELLAGRSALNSMELKDCHQCRLGKWYDKAKDDPRFSANPAFKTLFDPHHKVHELGRVATERYAQSNRRGAIEAYLELEKESQEVVRLLDQLIQDTKRSSSLERS, encoded by the coding sequence ATGGAATCAGACAACTCTCGAACCATCGGCGGCGAGCGAAAGCTCAGACAGATCGTCAACGCCTCCATGCAAATCAGCGACGCCATGGCGTCGGTCTCTTTCGCCGCGGGCGACACCCGCGAAATCAACGAGCGCATCATGTCGATCACCGCCGCGGTCGAGCAATCCGCTTCCGCCATCGAGGAGATCGCCCAGACCACCGAACGGGCCAGCGCCTTCGCGGGCGAGTGCAAGTCGAACATGGGCGCGGCTCGGCGAGCGTTTCGAGAAACCGAGGAAGCGGTGGGCGAGGTGGCTACGCAGGCCGAGACTAGCCTCCAGCAATCCCTTGCCTTGGAGAAGGAATCCAAGGAGATCAGCGAAATCGTCGACATCATCGCAGGCATCGCCAACCAGACCAAGATGCTTGCCCTCAACGCCAACATCGAGGCCGCACGAGCCGGCGAAGCAGGACGAGGCTTCTCAGTGGTGGCGAGCGAGGTCAAAAACCTCTCTCTGGAAACTCAAGCCGCCACCGAACGCATCGGCCAGACCATCGACCGGATTCAGACCCAGCTGGGACGCATGGTCGCCCGCATGCAAACCACCCAGAAAAGCGCCCTGAAGGGGAAGGCGGCCTTGATCGAAGCGTCCGACATCATCGATGATTCGTGCGACAAGATGTCGGAAATCGCCAGCCAGGCCCAGACCACCGCCGCCAGCGTCACCGAGCAAAGCGCATCGCTCTCCGAAATCACCGAATCGGCGGCTGCCATATCCAGCCTGGCCGACAAGTCGATCGTCAACTCGGAAGCCGCGCTCGACTCGGTCAGCCAAACCGAAAGCATCGTGGAAGAGCTGTTTCAGGAGCTGACCGACATCGATCAGGACCTGCTGGTCCTCTACCGAGCCCAGTCCGACCACTTCATCTGGAAAAAGCACCTGGCGGAGCTGCTGGCCGGCCGATCCGCTCTCAACAGCATGGAGCTGAAGGACTGCCACCAATGCCGACTGGGCAAATGGTACGACAAGGCGAAAGACGATCCGCGCTTCAGCGCCAATCCCGCCTTCAAAACCCTTTTCGATCCACACCACAAAGTGCACGAGCTCGGCCGCGTCGCCACCGAGCGCTACGCCCAGAGCAATCGACGCGGAGCCATCGAGGCGTATCTCGAGCTCGAAAAAGAGAGCCAAGAGGTGGTCCGTCTGCTCGACCAGCTCATTCAGGACACGAAACGATCCAGCTCGCTCGAGCGGTCCTGA
- a CDS encoding methyl-accepting chemotaxis protein, which yields MIFNRLSRSKSSIVKEGPVARAPSAQARPSASGELQERRISDIARASIALSKLAPDLADLASEMAAGAERQAEDATRIANDAQKMAKELEQAMEGLKLSSSSIGEIVDSIKRLANQSKILAINAGIEAANAGKSGRAFEAVAVEVESLAGRTSSATASVGDKVTSIESCIQKAVLAAGLDATQRGDGSSASILALGDKVGSIAAIAEQHSASAMRVAESGSAVRELCEHLLLSVGTFRIQAHRKATRIFDQIASDREIRLGTASSRERRLAELVNQFPIFELMYMTDASGVQQTANVRNDGSKPEREAIGKDWTRRDWFRRACDGRGEATAVSDIYRSVATDSFCFTVSRAILGADGAFEGVLAADVNFSSLLAGE from the coding sequence ATGATTTTTAATAGGTTAAGCAGAAGCAAGTCATCGATTGTAAAGGAAGGCCCGGTGGCGCGGGCTCCGAGCGCCCAGGCCAGGCCTTCGGCTTCCGGTGAGTTGCAGGAACGTCGCATATCCGACATCGCCCGGGCGTCGATCGCCCTCTCCAAGTTGGCTCCTGATCTGGCGGACCTGGCCAGCGAGATGGCGGCGGGCGCGGAACGTCAGGCGGAGGATGCCACGCGCATTGCCAACGACGCCCAGAAGATGGCCAAGGAGCTCGAACAGGCCATGGAAGGGCTCAAGCTCTCGTCCAGCAGCATTGGCGAGATCGTGGACTCCATCAAACGGCTGGCCAATCAAAGCAAGATTCTGGCGATCAATGCCGGCATCGAAGCGGCTAACGCGGGAAAGTCTGGTCGGGCCTTCGAAGCGGTGGCGGTGGAGGTGGAGAGTTTGGCCGGCCGGACCTCCAGCGCTACGGCCAGCGTGGGAGATAAGGTGACCTCCATCGAATCCTGTATTCAGAAGGCGGTGCTGGCCGCCGGATTGGACGCGACGCAGCGGGGTGACGGGTCTTCTGCCAGCATATTGGCTCTTGGCGACAAGGTGGGCTCCATCGCCGCCATCGCGGAGCAGCATTCCGCTTCGGCCATGCGGGTGGCGGAGTCCGGCTCGGCGGTGAGGGAGCTTTGCGAGCACCTGCTGCTGTCGGTGGGAACCTTTCGCATCCAGGCCCATCGGAAAGCCACTCGCATTTTCGACCAGATCGCCAGCGATCGTGAAATCCGTCTCGGCACCGCGAGCAGTCGAGAGCGGAGGCTGGCGGAACTGGTTAACCAGTTTCCCATCTTCGAGCTGATGTACATGACGGACGCTTCTGGGGTGCAGCAGACGGCGAACGTACGAAACGACGGCTCCAAGCCGGAGCGGGAAGCGATCGGCAAGGATTGGACGCGTCGCGATTGGTTTCGCCGAGCCTGCGACGGGCGGGGGGAGGCAACTGCGGTGTCGGACATCTATCGCTCCGTGGCGACCGACAGCTTTTGCTTCACGGTCTCGCGGGCCATCCTCGGGGCGGACGGCGCCTTCGAGGGGGTGCTGGCGGCGGATGTGAACTTCAGCTCCTTGCTGGCCGGCGAATAG
- a CDS encoding MATE family efflux transporter, translating into MKLSFEPAFVRRLLATAIPVCLQTLMFSSRSLADIMMTSHLGVSEVAAVGFSGRIIFVMNLALFGIASGGGVIVSQHWGAKSREGARRSTAISLLLGLPFALLFIALCFGLPEAMVGLASKDAEVIALGGSYLRIAGLMSLPLILGTVFSVALRSIGQAKISMRLSVIGVGSNVLLNYLLIFGHGGFPALGLDGAAYATLISSLLEAACLIAFVYLRKNPLACRWSDLKLGLQSGLWRKVARVSLPLAVNGVVWSMGVLIYNILVGRMGTSQLAVLSMITPIESIIVALYVGIATAASVITGHRLGAEDYSAAWSEGKAFLVWSMMCAVFSCALIWSSRGLILSFYPAIEEETLSEALQVLSALAFVSGFRSINVTVIVGLLRSGGDARFCLGLDIFCQWAVGIVLTYLAAFVWKLPLYMVFLAINSEEFVKVFLCVWRFGSKKWIRNLIKGDDEAVASCPAVS; encoded by the coding sequence GTGAAACTGAGTTTTGAGCCGGCGTTTGTTCGGCGTTTGCTGGCGACGGCCATACCGGTGTGCTTGCAGACGCTGATGTTTTCGTCGCGCTCGCTTGCGGATATCATGATGACGTCCCATCTCGGTGTCAGCGAGGTGGCGGCGGTCGGGTTTTCCGGTCGCATCATCTTCGTGATGAATCTGGCGCTTTTTGGCATCGCCAGCGGAGGCGGGGTGATCGTGAGCCAGCATTGGGGGGCCAAGAGTCGGGAGGGAGCCCGTCGCTCCACCGCGATCTCGCTGCTGCTCGGTCTGCCCTTCGCGCTGCTGTTTATCGCTTTGTGCTTCGGTTTGCCGGAGGCGATGGTGGGCTTGGCGAGCAAGGACGCGGAAGTGATCGCCCTAGGCGGCTCCTACCTGCGCATTGCGGGCTTGATGTCGCTGCCGCTGATCTTGGGCACTGTGTTTTCGGTGGCCTTGCGCAGCATTGGGCAGGCGAAGATCAGCATGCGCTTGAGCGTGATCGGCGTTGGGTCGAACGTCCTATTGAACTACTTGCTGATTTTCGGCCATGGCGGTTTTCCCGCTCTCGGCCTCGATGGGGCGGCTTACGCGACGCTGATCAGTTCTCTGCTGGAGGCGGCCTGTCTGATCGCTTTCGTCTATTTGAGGAAGAATCCGCTGGCCTGTCGTTGGAGCGATCTGAAGCTCGGTTTGCAAAGCGGATTGTGGCGCAAGGTGGCGAGGGTGAGCCTGCCGCTGGCTGTCAATGGCGTGGTCTGGTCGATGGGCGTATTGATATATAACATACTGGTAGGGCGCATGGGCACGAGTCAGTTGGCGGTGCTCTCGATGATCACGCCCATCGAGTCGATCATCGTCGCTCTCTATGTCGGCATCGCCACCGCGGCGTCGGTCATCACTGGACATCGATTGGGAGCGGAGGATTACTCCGCGGCATGGAGCGAGGGCAAGGCCTTCCTGGTCTGGTCGATGATGTGCGCCGTGTTTTCCTGCGCGTTGATTTGGAGCAGTCGCGGTTTGATCTTGAGCTTCTATCCGGCCATCGAAGAGGAGACGTTGAGCGAGGCTCTGCAGGTCTTGTCGGCCCTGGCGTTCGTGAGCGGATTTCGCTCCATCAACGTGACGGTGATCGTGGGGTTGTTGCGCAGCGGCGGCGATGCGCGGTTTTGTCTCGGTCTCGACATCTTTTGCCAATGGGCGGTGGGCATCGTGCTCACCTATTTGGCGGCCTTCGTTTGGAAGCTGCCGCTGTACATGGTTTTCCTCGCCATCAACTCGGAGGAGTTCGTGAAGGTCTTCTTGTGCGTTTGGCGCTTCGGATCCAAGAAATGGATACGAAATCTGATCAAGGGCGATGACGAGGCCGTTGCGAGTTGTCCGGCCGTCAGCTAG
- a CDS encoding DUF3817 domain-containing protein, whose protein sequence is MNNAKDRERLERFCKVAFWEGVSYVVLLGIAMPLKYLAGWPDAVKYVGWAHGILFIAYAALLVDAMLRFKWPLTRGALYFVASLLPIAPFLVERQLRGKLRAEA, encoded by the coding sequence ATGAACAACGCCAAGGACAGGGAAAGGCTGGAGCGCTTCTGCAAGGTCGCGTTTTGGGAGGGAGTTTCGTACGTGGTATTGCTCGGCATCGCCATGCCGCTGAAGTACTTGGCCGGCTGGCCGGATGCGGTGAAGTACGTCGGCTGGGCCCACGGGATTCTGTTCATCGCCTACGCGGCATTGCTGGTCGACGCTATGCTGCGCTTCAAGTGGCCGCTCACCCGCGGAGCGCTTTATTTCGTCGCCTCGCTGCTTCCGATAGCCCCGTTTCTGGTGGAGCGGCAGCTTCGCGGAAAGCTTCGCGCCGAGGCGTAA
- a CDS encoding cupin domain-containing protein produces the protein MSDTNEVMVRRAESFPLEKVGAGAGTCRSVMISSEQAPHFALRRFVMEPGGGMPLHTNTVEHEQYILKGSAEVVIGETVYQISEGDVVYIPAGVPHSYKADAEKGFEFLCMVPNKQDVIEIVEPGC, from the coding sequence ATGAGCGATACGAACGAGGTGATGGTCCGCAGAGCGGAGAGCTTTCCATTGGAAAAAGTCGGAGCCGGAGCGGGAACCTGCCGCTCGGTGATGATTTCGAGCGAGCAAGCGCCGCATTTCGCCCTGCGACGCTTTGTGATGGAGCCCGGCGGAGGCATGCCTCTGCACACCAACACGGTGGAGCACGAGCAATACATTCTGAAAGGATCCGCCGAGGTGGTGATCGGAGAAACGGTTTACCAAATCAGCGAAGGCGACGTGGTCTACATCCCCGCTGGAGTGCCGCATTCCTACAAGGCGGACGCGGAGAAGGGCTTCGAATTTCTCTGCATGGTGCCCAATAAGCAGGACGTGATCGAGATCGTGGAGCCTGGTTGCTAG
- a CDS encoding methyl-accepting chemotaxis protein, whose amino-acid sequence MTRLTPRAKIALGFAIVMSAAGVVAFTALYFFTQLEQGVLDLQQTSAASQALIASFGTAYWTVLVLGGAGTVLSLVALFLVARTLNATFGGITESLRATSRSLLSESEQLANSSSNLADGASRQAASLEETSSSLEEMASMTEKNTAHAQEANRLTSQARDAADQGAREMEAMTEAMLGIKTSSDEIGQIVKTIDEIAFQTNILALNAAVEAARAGESGAGFAVVADEVRNLAQRSAQAANETTAKIENAISKTQQGVELTEAVMKRLRAIVEINRQVDSIAEQVAEASMQQSEGIGQLRSSVFDIDQVTQSNAAAAEETASATRALRQKLGQVTDTVDELRHLIGADQIRGGETAAAAAASNRSSRPKGRDAGEDAFASARSSDDLWSELKVD is encoded by the coding sequence ATGACCCGACTCACCCCACGAGCAAAGATCGCCCTCGGTTTCGCCATCGTCATGAGCGCCGCCGGAGTGGTGGCATTCACCGCCCTATATTTCTTCACCCAGCTCGAGCAAGGCGTGCTGGACCTGCAGCAGACCAGCGCCGCCAGCCAGGCTCTCATCGCGAGCTTTGGCACTGCCTACTGGACGGTTCTCGTTCTGGGCGGGGCGGGCACCGTCCTTTCGCTCGTCGCCCTCTTCCTGGTGGCTCGCACCTTGAACGCCACTTTTGGGGGCATCACGGAATCCCTCCGAGCCACCTCCCGCTCCTTGCTCAGCGAATCCGAGCAGCTGGCCAACTCCAGTTCCAATCTCGCCGATGGGGCCAGTCGGCAAGCGGCGAGCTTGGAGGAAACCAGCAGCTCGCTGGAGGAGATGGCGTCCATGACCGAGAAAAACACCGCTCACGCCCAGGAGGCAAATCGCCTCACTTCGCAGGCCCGCGATGCCGCGGACCAAGGGGCCCGTGAAATGGAGGCGATGACCGAGGCCATGCTCGGCATCAAGACCAGCAGCGACGAAATCGGACAAATCGTGAAGACCATCGACGAAATCGCTTTCCAGACGAACATTCTCGCTCTAAACGCCGCGGTGGAAGCGGCTCGGGCTGGCGAGTCCGGAGCGGGGTTCGCGGTGGTGGCGGACGAGGTGCGCAACCTCGCCCAGCGCAGCGCCCAAGCTGCCAACGAAACTACCGCGAAGATCGAAAACGCCATTTCCAAGACCCAGCAAGGCGTGGAGCTGACCGAAGCGGTGATGAAGCGCTTGCGGGCCATCGTCGAAATCAATCGCCAGGTGGATTCCATCGCGGAGCAAGTGGCGGAGGCCAGCATGCAGCAGAGCGAAGGCATCGGACAGCTGCGCAGTTCGGTCTTCGACATCGACCAAGTGACGCAAAGCAACGCCGCTGCGGCGGAGGAAACCGCCAGCGCCACGCGAGCCCTGCGCCAGAAGCTCGGTCAGGTCACCGATACGGTGGACGAGCTCCGCCATCTCATCGGAGCGGATCAGATTCGCGGTGGAGAGACGGCCGCTGCTGCGGCTGCGTCGAATCGCTCCTCCAGGCCCAAGGGTCGGGATGCGGGCGAGGATGCGTTTGCCAGCGCCCGAAGCTCAGACGACCTCTGGTCGGAGTTGAAGGTCGATTGA